A window from Sciurus carolinensis unplaced genomic scaffold, mSciCar1.2, whole genome shotgun sequence encodes these proteins:
- the LOC124973604 gene encoding LOW QUALITY PROTEIN: proteasomal ubiquitin receptor ADRM1-like (The sequence of the model RefSeq protein was modified relative to this genomic sequence to represent the inferred CDS: inserted 2 bases in 1 codon), which yields MTTSGALFPSLVPGSRVSSNEYLVEFWAGKMSLKGTMVTLDKQKGLVYIQKTNNLLIHFCWKDRTSGTVEDDLITFPDDCEFKRMPQCPSGRVYVLKFKAGSNWLFFWMQEPKTDQDEEHCRKVKEYMNNPPMPGALGASGSGGHELLPLGGEGGLQSLLGNMSHSHLMQLIGPAGLGGLGGRGALTGPGVASLLGSGGLPASSSSSSSQSQSAAVTPSSTTSSAHITPAPSAPAGASATSPSPAPSSGNGTSTAASLTQPIQLNDLQSILATMNVPAGPGGSQQVDLTSVLMPEMMXPILTNTDVQQCLLPYLPFGESLPQTAEEIQSTLTSLQFQQALGMFSVALASGQLGLLMCQFGLPVGAMEIANKGNVEAFAKAMQNNDRPEQKEGDAKDKKDNKEDMSLD from the exons ATGACGACTTCAGGTGCTCTGTTCCCAAGCCTGGTGCCAGGCTCTCGGGTGTCCTCCAATGAGTATTTGGTGGAGTTTTGGGCAGGGAAAATGTCATTGAAAGGCACTATGGTCACTCTGGATAAACAGAAAGGGCTCGTGTACATCCAGAAGACCAACAACTTGCTTATTCACTTCTGCTGGAAGGACAGGACATCAGGGACCGTGGAAGATGACTTGATTACCTTCCCTGATGACTGTGAGTTCAAGCGCATGCCTCAGTGCCCCAGCGGGAGGGTGTATGtgctcaagttcaaggctgggtCCAACTGGCTCTTCTTCTGGATGCAGGAGCCCAAGACTGACCAGGATGAGGAGCACTGCCGGAAAGTCAAAGAGTACATGAACAACCCCCCCATGCCTGGAGCCCTGGGGGCGAGTGGGAGTGGAGGCCACGAGCTGTTGCCACTGGGTGGTGAGGGTGGCCTGCAGAGCCTGCTGGGGAACATGAGTCACAGTCACCTCATGCAGCTCATCGGACCAGCGGGCCTTGGAGGACTTGGTGGCCGTGGGGCTCTGACTGGGCCAGGTGTGGCCAGCTTGCTGGGCAGTGGTGGGCTTCCTGCCAGCAGCTCTTCGTCCAGCTCCCAGAGCCAGTCAGCAGCAGTCACACCATCCTCCACTACCTCTTCTGCCCATATCACCCCAGCCCCCTCTGCCCCAGCAGGCGCCTCGGCAACCAGCCCAAGTCCTGCGCCTAGTTCAGGTAATGGAACCAGCACAGCAGCCAGCCTGACCCAGCCCATCCAGCTGAATGACCTCCAGAGCATTCTGGCCACCATGAACGTGCCTGCCGGGCCAGGAGGCAGCCAGCAAGTGGACCTCACCAGCGTGCTGATGCCAGAAATGAT gcccatcctcaccaacactgatGTCCAGCAGTGCCTACTGCCTTACCTGCCCTTCGGGGAGTCACTGCCCCAGACTGCAGAGGAGATCCAGAGCACACTGACCTCGCTGCAGTTCCAACAGGCTCTGGGCATGTTCAGTGTGGCCTTGGCCTCGGGGCAGCTGGGGCTGCTCATGTGCCAGTTTGGCCTTCCTGTAGGGGCCATGGAGATCGCCAACAAGGGCAATGTGGAAGCGTTTGCCAAAGCCATGCAGAACAACGACAGACCCGAGCAGAAGGAGGGCGACGCGAAAGACAAGAAGGACAACAAGGAGGACATGAGTCTGGACTGA